A window of the Pungitius pungitius chromosome 3, fPunPun2.1, whole genome shotgun sequence genome harbors these coding sequences:
- the si:ch1073-145m9.1 gene encoding uncharacterized protein si:ch1073-145m9.1 isoform X2: MGGNVLLYWPNIIGYTRIGLVFAAWASWETPGVFMALYSTHVALDGVDGWMARRLGQTSRFGAWLDVVVDNLGRGMLWSRLFEWGWLVSALEWCVFVCNHNARGEQWKSGFISSPRFIQAVMENGFRTPLGTWVVSGLHCLPLWLYGGQKGVLTHWLYLPPWIQVLGTLLLAAGRLLALSVELLGA; this comes from the exons ATGGGAGGCAACGTTCTGCTTTACTGGCCGAATATTATTG GATACACGAGGATCGGCCTTGTGTTTGCTGCATGGGCCTCCTGGGAGACCCCGGGAGTGTTCATGGCTCTCTACTCAACACACGTGGCTCTTGATG GAGTGGACGGCTGGATGGCGCGGAGGCTGGGCCAGACCTCCAGGTTTGGTGCCTGGCTGGACGTGGTGGTGGACAACCTGGGCCGAGGCATGCTGTGGAGCCGGCTTTTTGAG TGGGGCTGGCTGGTGTCTGCTTTggagtggtgtgtgtttgtgtgtaaccaCAATGCCAGAGGGGAGCAGTGGAAGAGTGGTTTCATCAGCAGCCCTCGATTCATCCAAGCCGTCATGGAAAACG GGTTTCGAACACCTCTTGGCACGTGGGTGGTGAGCGGGCTGCACTGCCTCCCCCTTTGGCTCTATGGGGGTCAGAAAGGTGTACTGACTCACTGGCTGTATCTGCCTCCCTGGATCCAGGTTCTGGGGACACTGCTGCTTGCTGCAGGCCGCCTGCTGGCTCTGTCAGTGGAG TTGCTGGGGGCGTGA
- the si:ch1073-145m9.1 gene encoding uncharacterized protein si:ch1073-145m9.1 isoform X3 codes for MGGNVLLYWPNIIGYTRIGLVFAAWASWETPGVFMALYSTHVALDGVDGWMARRLGQTSRFGAWLDVVVDNLGRGMLWSRLFEWGWLVSALEWCVFVCNHNARGEQWKSGFISSPRFIQAVMENGSGDTAACCRPPAGSVSGDMVYMDTYRIPHQ; via the exons ATGGGAGGCAACGTTCTGCTTTACTGGCCGAATATTATTG GATACACGAGGATCGGCCTTGTGTTTGCTGCATGGGCCTCCTGGGAGACCCCGGGAGTGTTCATGGCTCTCTACTCAACACACGTGGCTCTTGATG GAGTGGACGGCTGGATGGCGCGGAGGCTGGGCCAGACCTCCAGGTTTGGTGCCTGGCTGGACGTGGTGGTGGACAACCTGGGCCGAGGCATGCTGTGGAGCCGGCTTTTTGAG TGGGGCTGGCTGGTGTCTGCTTTggagtggtgtgtgtttgtgtgtaaccaCAATGCCAGAGGGGAGCAGTGGAAGAGTGGTTTCATCAGCAGCCCTCGATTCATCCAAGCCGTCATGGAAAACG GTTCTGGGGACACTGCTGCTTGCTGCAGGCCGCCTGCTGGCTCTGTCAGTGGAG ATATGGTGTATATGGACACATATCGAATACCTCACCAATGA
- the si:ch1073-145m9.1 gene encoding uncharacterized protein si:ch1073-145m9.1 isoform X4 encodes MGGNVLLYWPNIIGYTRIGLVFAAWASWETPGVFMALYSTHVALDGVDGWMARRLGQTSRFGAWLDVVVDNLGRGMLWSRLFEWGWLVSALEWCVFVCNHNARGEQWKSGFISSPRFIQAVMENGSGDTAACCRPPAGSVSGVAGGVTPFPLVS; translated from the exons ATGGGAGGCAACGTTCTGCTTTACTGGCCGAATATTATTG GATACACGAGGATCGGCCTTGTGTTTGCTGCATGGGCCTCCTGGGAGACCCCGGGAGTGTTCATGGCTCTCTACTCAACACACGTGGCTCTTGATG GAGTGGACGGCTGGATGGCGCGGAGGCTGGGCCAGACCTCCAGGTTTGGTGCCTGGCTGGACGTGGTGGTGGACAACCTGGGCCGAGGCATGCTGTGGAGCCGGCTTTTTGAG TGGGGCTGGCTGGTGTCTGCTTTggagtggtgtgtgtttgtgtgtaaccaCAATGCCAGAGGGGAGCAGTGGAAGAGTGGTTTCATCAGCAGCCCTCGATTCATCCAAGCCGTCATGGAAAACG GTTCTGGGGACACTGCTGCTTGCTGCAGGCCGCCTGCTGGCTCTGTCAGTGGAG TTGCTGGGGGCGTGACCCCATTTCCATTGGTCTCATGA
- the si:ch1073-145m9.1 gene encoding uncharacterized protein si:ch1073-145m9.1 isoform X1: MGGNVLLYWPNIIGYTRIGLVFAAWASWETPGVFMALYSTHVALDGVDGWMARRLGQTSRFGAWLDVVVDNLGRGMLWSRLFEWGWLVSALEWCVFVCNHNARGEQWKSGFISSPRFIQAVMENGFRTPLGTWVVSGLHCLPLWLYGGQKGVLTHWLYLPPWIQVLGTLLLAAGRLLALSVEIWCIWTHIEYLTNDESEEKRN; this comes from the exons ATGGGAGGCAACGTTCTGCTTTACTGGCCGAATATTATTG GATACACGAGGATCGGCCTTGTGTTTGCTGCATGGGCCTCCTGGGAGACCCCGGGAGTGTTCATGGCTCTCTACTCAACACACGTGGCTCTTGATG GAGTGGACGGCTGGATGGCGCGGAGGCTGGGCCAGACCTCCAGGTTTGGTGCCTGGCTGGACGTGGTGGTGGACAACCTGGGCCGAGGCATGCTGTGGAGCCGGCTTTTTGAG TGGGGCTGGCTGGTGTCTGCTTTggagtggtgtgtgtttgtgtgtaaccaCAATGCCAGAGGGGAGCAGTGGAAGAGTGGTTTCATCAGCAGCCCTCGATTCATCCAAGCCGTCATGGAAAACG GGTTTCGAACACCTCTTGGCACGTGGGTGGTGAGCGGGCTGCACTGCCTCCCCCTTTGGCTCTATGGGGGTCAGAAAGGTGTACTGACTCACTGGCTGTATCTGCCTCCCTGGATCCAGGTTCTGGGGACACTGCTGCTTGCTGCAGGCCGCCTGCTGGCTCTGTCAGTGGAG ATATGGTGTATATGGACACATATCGAATACCTCACCAATGACGAGTCGGAAGAGAAAAGGAACTGA